One window of Atribacter laminatus genomic DNA carries:
- the xerA gene encoding site-specific tyrosine recombinase/integron integrase — MCPLPSSLKINNQLIDEFREYLELERHYSAHTVENYLRVVNQFCTFLMKTSQRSLDEIDTSDVAGFMAFLKTISHLMRVSQLNRLSALKTFYRYLRKRGKIQKNPCDGIGGLKEEKSLPTFFSQQEINRFLTYLEDNFQKKPNFLQARNRALFEILYSSGLRVGEVVRLKTIDLNFQQKIVKVLGKGGKERIVPFNEKALQAVRDYLPFRQPKGAVKELFLNYLQQPLTTRGVRVILNKILSEIGMVKKASPHTFRHSFASHFLSGGAEMRIVQEALGHSSLSTTQIYTHLNWDNMKKVYENAHPRSHKKED; from the coding sequence GTGTGCCCATTACCATCGAGCTTAAAAATAAATAATCAATTGATTGATGAGTTTCGTGAATATTTGGAGCTGGAGCGCCATTACTCTGCTCATACAGTTGAAAATTACCTTCGGGTGGTGAATCAATTCTGTACTTTTTTAATGAAAACCAGCCAAAGAAGCCTGGATGAGATTGATACTTCAGATGTTGCCGGTTTTATGGCTTTCCTCAAAACGATTTCTCATTTAATGAGAGTTTCGCAGTTGAACCGATTATCGGCTTTAAAAACCTTTTATCGATATTTACGAAAGAGAGGGAAAATTCAAAAAAATCCTTGTGATGGTATCGGAGGGCTCAAAGAAGAAAAAAGCCTTCCTACCTTTTTTTCTCAACAGGAAATCAACCGGTTTTTAACGTATTTGGAAGATAATTTCCAAAAAAAACCGAATTTTCTTCAGGCCCGTAATCGGGCACTCTTTGAAATTCTTTATTCATCTGGTTTACGTGTAGGAGAAGTGGTTCGACTTAAAACCATCGATTTGAATTTTCAGCAGAAAATCGTAAAGGTACTAGGGAAAGGTGGTAAAGAGAGAATAGTCCCCTTTAACGAGAAAGCTCTTCAGGCGGTCAGAGATTATCTTCCATTTCGTCAACCGAAAGGAGCAGTAAAAGAGCTTTTTTTAAATTACCTTCAACAACCCTTAACCACCCGTGGGGTACGGGTCATTTTAAATAAAATTTTATCAGAGATTGGGATGGTAAAAAAAGCTTCGCCTCATACTTTTCGTCATAGTTTTGCCAGCCATTTTCTTTCCGGAGGAGCTGAAATGAGGATTGTTCAGGAAGCACTGGGACACTCCAGTCTTTCTACTACCCAGATTTACACCCATTTAAACTGGGACAATATGAAAAAGGTTTATGAAAACGCCCACCCCCGATCCCATAAAAAGGAGGATTAA
- the der gene encoding ribosome biogenesis GTPase Der, producing MNREIPLVVIAGKTNVGKSTLFNRLSGRRITIVDSTPGVTRDIIENIIEIEGVQIRLVDTAGIELAVSPDNLLQTESEKKVWEAIKKADCILLVLDGKEEMTSVDHELISRLRRVQDAIIPVVNKREGMTHLGLLSDFYALGFDDVLQISAVHGDGIPQLKSILFNRLKRDTESDEALIVEHHDFRIAIVGKPNVGKSTLFNMLLESDRSIVSTIPGTTRDPLESSLVSGGYGRYQLVDTAGLARKSRIKEDIAFYATVRTMEKIAETNLCVLILDVLEGISQQDRHIANQIFQQKKCCLVFLNKMDLIPERLTRKKIEETKKWIWSELNFLDYATVLIGSATDRNMKPHFLAQFAAIASRYYQRLKTSFINREIKEKINDLNISMGKGRLLRTYYGYQELNAPPRFSFLTNFKGNDRELERSIHSIEKIIRQEGDWEGVPITIELKNK from the coding sequence ATGAATAGAGAAATACCATTAGTTGTTATTGCAGGGAAAACCAACGTCGGAAAGTCAACGCTCTTCAACCGTCTTTCGGGACGAAGGATTACCATTGTTGACTCAACCCCAGGCGTAACCAGAGACATTATTGAAAATATCATTGAAATAGAAGGGGTTCAGATTCGATTAGTCGATACCGCTGGCATTGAATTAGCTGTTTCGCCGGATAACCTTCTGCAAACCGAATCGGAAAAAAAAGTCTGGGAAGCCATCAAGAAAGCTGACTGTATTTTGTTGGTTCTTGATGGAAAAGAAGAAATGACCAGCGTTGATCATGAATTAATAAGTCGTTTACGTCGAGTGCAGGATGCTATTATTCCAGTCGTCAACAAAAGAGAAGGGATGACCCATTTAGGTTTATTATCGGATTTCTACGCTTTAGGATTTGATGACGTCTTACAAATATCGGCAGTGCATGGAGATGGAATTCCTCAATTAAAATCCATCCTTTTCAACCGTTTGAAAAGAGATACTGAATCGGATGAAGCTCTAATTGTTGAACATCATGATTTTCGGATTGCTATTGTTGGTAAACCGAACGTTGGAAAATCAACCTTATTTAATATGCTGTTGGAAAGTGACCGATCTATAGTGAGCACAATTCCTGGAACGACTCGAGACCCCTTGGAATCATCTCTGGTTAGCGGAGGATACGGACGATATCAACTGGTGGATACAGCCGGTTTAGCTCGTAAATCACGTATCAAAGAAGATATCGCCTTTTATGCCACAGTGCGGACCATGGAAAAAATTGCAGAAACCAATTTGTGTGTATTAATCCTTGATGTTTTAGAGGGAATTAGCCAGCAGGATCGGCACATTGCCAATCAAATTTTTCAGCAAAAAAAATGTTGTTTGGTTTTTCTGAATAAAATGGATTTAATTCCTGAGCGATTGACTCGAAAAAAGATTGAGGAAACCAAAAAGTGGATTTGGAGCGAATTAAATTTTCTCGATTATGCTACGGTTTTAATTGGGTCGGCAACTGATCGGAATATGAAACCGCATTTTTTAGCTCAATTTGCAGCCATTGCCAGCCGATATTATCAACGGCTTAAAACCAGCTTTATCAATCGAGAGATCAAGGAAAAGATTAACGATTTAAATATCAGCATGGGGAAAGGAAGACTCCTCCGTACCTATTATGGATATCAAGAGCTCAATGCTCCCCCTCGTTTTTCATTTTTAACCAATTTTAAAGGAAATGATCGAGAGCTGGAGAGAAGTATTCATAGTATTGAGAAAATCATTCGTCAGGAAGGTGACTGGGAAGGTGTGCCCATTACCATCGAGCTTAAAAATAAATAA